GAGGGTAAGATAGAACTATCAAGTAAAGTCAAACTCTTAGCATCATAAGTAGCTACTTCTCTTTGCATCTTGTAGTTAAATAGTGTTGTTGCAACCCTTGGGCTAACTTCAACAATAGGGTTTTTATTTTTCTCTTTTATAATTGTAAAAGAGCCAATATTATTAGGCCAGATTTCATTAGCTTTTTTTATGATTGAGTTTAAAGTCTCTTTTGTAATAATATTTTTAGTCTCTATATATTCATACTTATGAAGCTGTCTATTTGCATTTGTTAAAGCAAGTCTTTTAGCGCTATTATTTGTGTTCTTAGCTTGTCTTAGTGCGTTAGAGTTTATAGCACTATAGATATTTACTTTATTTTCCACTTCCTTGTTTTGAAGAATAACTCTTTTAGTTTCAATCTCTTTATTATCTACACTATAAAGTTTGATGTATTCTTGTTTATAAGCTCTGTAGTTGTCTCCAAAGTATGCTTTTATTCCCCATGGCATTATTGTTCCAGTTAAAAGAATCAATCCTGAGTAAGTAATCATAATCAAAAATGGTAAAGCAGCAACAGCAGGAAGAATATGAGCATCCATCCAACCTCTTGTATTGTTTTTAGGTCTAAATGTAAAGATATCTTTGAAGATTCTTTTATGAATTAGGATTCCTGTGATAATTGCAACAAACATTGACATAGTTGCAATGGCTACAATCCATCTACCTACACTTCTAGGAACTTCATAAAGTTCAAAGTGGAATCTATATAAAAAATTACCACCTGCTGTTTTAGTAGTCTCTTCTATTTTTTCACCACTACTTGCATCATAATAAGTAGGTGGAACTCTTCTTTTTCTTTTGTTTGTTTGTTCTTTTTTGTCTGAGTTTTCAACTCTTACTGCTAATAAGTTACTTCTACTATTTGGTAGAGTTATACTTACTTTATCATTTCTTTCAATCTTTTCTATCGCTTTGTTAATTGCAATATCTAAAGTCTTATCACTTTGTTTTGATTTGTGAAACTCTGGTTGCATCCATAATGTGATTTCATTTTTATAGTATGCACTTGTTCCTGTTACAAAAATAGCAAATAAAAGCCAACCTACAATTAAACCACTGTAAGTATGAAGCCATCTCATTGTTTCATTAAAGTTCTCTTTCATGGCTATCCTTTTATTCCAGCAAGACAAATATTTATTAAATAAAGATTTGCACTAATTAGGCTAAGTTGTATAATTAAACTTTTTAATTTGATATTGCTATATGAGTAGATAATAAATCCTAACCAAACAAGAAAGGAAATCATTGTTGCAAAAGAGATTGCTTCAATTTTATTTGAAAAAGGTAGTGTAAGGCTTAAAGTCACAGTAAGCAAGGAGGCTAATAAAAATCCCCCAGCACATGCAGTTATTAATCTAAGTATATTCATTTTGATTCCATTATTTTAATGATAGTATTAATGCCCAAGTCAAAAATTCGCAAAAGACTTGAGCATTAAAAATTTGTTTTAGAATTTAATATTTAGACTTAACCAAAGCTCTCTTCTTTTTTGAGCAAGGTTATAAGAATAAGTTTCTTCTTGAAGACCAGATGTTGAATCTTCATAGCTAACAGTTTCGGTAAAATCTTTGTCAAGCAAGTTATTAATTCTTGCATTAAAAGTAACGTCTTTTGAAACCTTATAAGAAGTTCCTAAATCAAGTACATGGTAATCTTTATAGTAATCAAAATCTTCTTCATTTACAGGACTAAATCCTCTTGAACCAGCACCACCTCTCCATCTATCTTTTTCTCCAGACATAGTTAAGTAGTTATTCCATTTAGGCGTTGTTTGCCAATCTAAAGTTAAGCTATAAAGATGTTTTGCACTTGATGTTAGTGGATCCCCAGTATCTTCTCTTTCTGAATCAGTATAAGTATAGTTTGCTTTAATTGCTAAATTATCTAAAAGTTGATATTTACCAGCAATTTCAATACCTTTAATCTCTGCATTATCGATATTTTGCATTTGACCTGAAACTACTCTAAAACCACTCCATTCAGCTGGAACATCTACTTCTTCTGTACTTCTTTCAATTTTATCTTTGAAATCATTTTTAAAGAATGTAATATTAAAGTTATGACCTCTTTCATGCTCAAAGTACGCTGCAATTTCTGTATTGATACTTTCTTCAGGTTTTAAATCAGGGTTTCCAAACCAAGGTCTAGTACCTTGTCCTCCAAACCCAGTAACACCTTCATAAAGGTCAGTAGTCTTAGGCGTTTTATATCCTGTCGCAACTCCACCTTTGAATGTCCATCTTGGAAGAGGGTTATATACTAAATATGCCCTTGGACTAACATGGCTTCCAAATGTTTCATGGTCGTCATATCTAATTCCAGTAGTAAGAGTTAAATCGTTAAGAATTGACCAACTATCTTCTGCAAATAACGCCCATTGATCATATGAACTAATTACTCCTGAATCAGTTGTAGAAGAGCTTGTCATTCCAAATACTCCATCTTCAACTTCTGCTTGAACATATTGTGCTCCAACTACAACAAAGTGATTGTCAAAAGGCATTTCAAGTTTTGCATCATAAGTTGTTGTTTCAGATTTTAATGTTCTTTCTGGTCTTGGCATGAAGCTTGCAAAAACAGGATCAGCTAATGCTGCATCTAAGTCTGCCCATCCTCCTTTATTGTCTTCAATATATCTTCTTTCTGAAGCATTTAGAGGAAGACTTCTACCAAGATTTTCAGATTTAATATGATGAATTCCTACTGTACTTTTACCAATATCCCAAAATGCTTCATAAGTTAGAGCATACTGTTCTCTTTCCATTCTTTGAATCTCGTCATACCCAACTCTTTGGTCGTTATATAAAGTTTCATAAGTATCAATAGTTCCTACTTGACCCTCACTATTATCATATTTTTGTCTCATAATGTCATAATCAAGTCTAATAGTATGTTTATCATTTGGTGTAAAAACTAAACCAGTCCCAAGTGACCAATTTTGGTTATCCATAGTTTTTCCAGCACCACCAAAAGTAGACCCTGAACTTGTTTCTGGATTAGACTCTTCTTTATCGTAATAACTACCTCTTAAACTAAGACCTAATTTGTCTTTGATTAATGGTCCCATTATAGAGAAATCAGTTGTTTTATCATTTCCAAATTGACTATCACTTTGTAATGTTTGACTTTGTGTGAAAGAACCAACCCATTTGTCAGTAACTTTTTTTGTAATAATATTAACAACACCACCCATTGCATCAGCACCATAAAGTGTACTCATTGGTCCTCTTACCACTTCAATTCTTTCAATAGCTTCTAGTGGTGGTAAATTTGCATTTTGGAAACCACCAAAGTTATTTGGGTAGATATCTCCATTATTATTTTGTTTTTTACCATCAATTAATATTAAAGTGTAGTCTCCACCCATTCCTCTAATACTAATACTTCCTTGACCTGATTTATCTCTTGTTTCTCCAATGTCAACACCTTCGATATCTTTCATTGCATCTAAAAGATTAGTGTATGGTTTCTTATGTAAATCTTCTTGTGAGATTACAGAGATACTTGCAGGAGCTGTTACAAGCTTTTGTTCAAATCCACTAGCACTAGTTACAGTGATGTCCCCAAGGTTTGACTCATTTGCATATAGATTACTCAATGTTGTAATTGCTACTAATGAAAGTAAACTTTTTCTTTTTATATTCATTTTAATCCTTGTGTAAAAAATTAGTAAACGTATTGTATTGATTAAAAATGATGTAAAAATGATATTTTGATAATTGCTATCAAAATCATTTGTAAAAGTAAGATTTAATTAATTTTTCAATACAATACTGAGTCTAATTATCATAATAAGTATTAGAAAGGCTTAAAAGTGTCAAGTAATTTATTAGCAAATAGAAATTTTGATGTTCTTGTGGTTGAAGATGAACCAATCTTAGCTATGGCAATGGAGTTAAAATTAAAGAAGTTAGGATTAAATGTAAGTGGAATTGCTACTTCTCCTGACCACGCAATATTGCATGCTCAAAACAATTTTCCAGATATAGCAATTATTGATATAAATCTAAATGCTAAAAAAACAGGAATAGATGTTGCAAACTATTTATGGAAAAATTTTAATATACCAATAATATTTTTAACTTCATACTACAATGATAATATTTTAAATCAGGCTATGGAGTCTGAACCGTACGCATATTTAATAAAACCTTGTAGAAATGAAGAACTAAAAGTTGCAATAAATACTGCAATGCATAAACATCAATTCTTTTTTAAAAATAAAAAAAATTTTAAGCAGATAAAAGATGATTTTTTATATCTAGAAAATAGTGTTAAATATAATAGAAGTACTTCTGAATTATATGTAAATGATGAGGTTTTTAAATTAACAAGAAATGAGAAAAAACTATTTGAGATATTAACAAAAGAAGCTGGTAAGGTAGTTAGTTTTGATACTATTTTTAACTTTATTTGGCGAGAAGATGTATATGACTTATCAAAGCTGAGGTCTTTGATTTATAGACTTAAAACAAAACTAGGATTTAATCCTTTTGAGAATTTATATGAAGAAGGTTATAGGGTAAAAATAGTTGGCGAGGATATTTAAACTAAAAAACTACTCCTTTACTACAAAGGTAATTTTCTCATTTTTTCTTATGCTTATATTTATATATGGAATAAGAACTGCATTAACAATTCCTAAAATTCATAGTGAAAATGAAAAAGATGTAATAGAACATATTACTAGAACTTTGATGATTATAAAAAACCAATTTATGATTATTGGTAAATCTATTGGTATGCAAGCAAACCTTGAAAGAGAGCTTACTCAAAATAAGATTGCAAATGAGTTTTTACAAAATGAAAAGCTCTTAAACTCTTTTTCTAAAGAAGAACTTCTATCATATCTTAGTAAAAATGAGTATATAAAAGGCTGTTCCTTTCAAATAGAAAACTTTGAT
The Arcobacter sp. F155 genome window above contains:
- a CDS encoding response regulator; amino-acid sequence: MSSNLLANRNFDVLVVEDEPILAMAMELKLKKLGLNVSGIATSPDHAILHAQNNFPDIAIIDINLNAKKTGIDVANYLWKNFNIPIIFLTSYYNDNILNQAMESEPYAYLIKPCRNEELKVAINTAMHKHQFFFKNKKNFKQIKDDFLYLENSVKYNRSTSELYVNDEVFKLTRNEKKLFEILTKEAGKVVSFDTIFNFIWREDVYDLSKLRSLIYRLKTKLGFNPFENLYEEGYRVKIVGEDI
- a CDS encoding TonB-dependent receptor domain-containing protein → MNIKRKSLLSLVAITTLSNLYANESNLGDITVTSASGFEQKLVTAPASISVISQEDLHKKPYTNLLDAMKDIEGVDIGETRDKSGQGSISIRGMGGDYTLILIDGKKQNNNGDIYPNNFGGFQNANLPPLEAIERIEVVRGPMSTLYGADAMGGVVNIITKKVTDKWVGSFTQSQTLQSDSQFGNDKTTDFSIMGPLIKDKLGLSLRGSYYDKEESNPETSSGSTFGGAGKTMDNQNWSLGTGLVFTPNDKHTIRLDYDIMRQKYDNSEGQVGTIDTYETLYNDQRVGYDEIQRMEREQYALTYEAFWDIGKSTVGIHHIKSENLGRSLPLNASERRYIEDNKGGWADLDAALADPVFASFMPRPERTLKSETTTYDAKLEMPFDNHFVVVGAQYVQAEVEDGVFGMTSSSTTDSGVISSYDQWALFAEDSWSILNDLTLTTGIRYDDHETFGSHVSPRAYLVYNPLPRWTFKGGVATGYKTPKTTDLYEGVTGFGGQGTRPWFGNPDLKPEESINTEIAAYFEHERGHNFNITFFKNDFKDKIERSTEEVDVPAEWSGFRVVSGQMQNIDNAEIKGIEIAGKYQLLDNLAIKANYTYTDSEREDTGDPLTSSAKHLYSLTLDWQTTPKWNNYLTMSGEKDRWRGGAGSRGFSPVNEEDFDYYKDYHVLDLGTSYKVSKDVTFNARINNLLDKDFTETVSYEDSTSGLQEETYSYNLAQKRRELWLSLNIKF
- a CDS encoding PepSY domain-containing protein, with translation MKENFNETMRWLHTYSGLIVGWLLFAIFVTGTSAYYKNEITLWMQPEFHKSKQSDKTLDIAINKAIEKIERNDKVSITLPNSRSNLLAVRVENSDKKEQTNKRKRRVPPTYYDASSGEKIEETTKTAGGNFLYRFHFELYEVPRSVGRWIVAIATMSMFVAIITGILIHKRIFKDIFTFRPKNNTRGWMDAHILPAVAALPFLIMITYSGLILLTGTIMPWGIKAYFGDNYRAYKQEYIKLYSVDNKEIETKRVILQNKEVENKVNIYSAINSNALRQAKNTNNSAKRLALTNANRQLHKYEYIETKNIITKETLNSIIKKANEIWPNNIGSFTIIKEKNKNPIVEVSPRVATTLFNYKMQREVATYDAKSLTLLDSSILPSLESNVLNTSTALRALHEAKFADSTLRFVFFVSGILGVVLVGTGLILWTQKRKKKNAIKKSFGFWLVEKLNLGTIVGIMLGLAVYFIANRVMSIDEVNRRDLEINAFFLAWLFSYIYAFLRDTSKAWKEQLLLTAVLFLSLPVINAITVLDSFLEIFTRDSIFIYFDIFFIFMALVCLLIRFILIRKERRTA